TGACAACAAACACCCTCGCTGATCCCAAAAGTGCTGAACCCTTGACACCCAATCACTTGCTTACGATGAAGCCTACGATGCCCCTTCCACCTCCTGGAAAGTTCGTTCAAGAAGATCTGTATGCAAGAAAAAGATGGCGCAAAGTGCAGTATCTCTCAGAACAGTTCTGGAGCAGGTGGCGCCGAGAATACTTAACCAACATCAACCTTCGTCAGCAGTGGCATACAACCAGACGAAACGTACAGGTTGGAGATGTAGTCATTGTTAAGGATGAAAACACTCCCAGAAATGAGTGGCCACTAGCTAAAGTTTTTGAGGcacatgaagatgatgatggtcTTGTGCGAAAGGTGAAAATACAAGTAGGCCAAAATAAGTTAGGACCAAAGGGTGAGCGCTTAACACAACCTTCATTTCTTGAGCGTCCAGTACAGAAATTAGTTGTGTTAGTTGAGCATTATTCAAAATAGCTCAACATtaacataaaaatgaaaagagtCAGTCACCTAAACAGACATTGATGGAAATTATGGGTAAAGTTTAAGTTTCAAGTTATTAGAAAATTACAAGTTTTATTTCTTTGAATATGGTGAAAGTAAACCTTTTTGTAATTTTGGTGGCAGTGTAGCGAACGCTGAAACAagcatttttttctgtgtaaatttatttattttttcttgtaaTATCCATTTAATATTTTGATTTTATGTGCATACCTTTTGAAAAATTGTTTAATTGGTAACGTCACTTGACTACGTCGGCTGTCACGTGATAACACCTGATGGAAACAGGTGAGTTTGTTTTCACGCTCAGGCGATTGCGGAAGCGGCATatgtaaaggaaaaagaaaggaaaaaggacTAATATGGACTTCTAGCAACTCTAAACCTTCTGATTGGAAAGGCACACGGTATGACAATCGAAAGAAATattcttgttttgtgtgtgtgtatgtaattTTATGTTTTTTCCGAGCAATAATAGTTGGTATTTCACTAATGTATATTTTCCACCGTGGAAATCTTGTTGTATTTCAGTGTTCACGGTGGTCTTGGACGATTGtcagaaaatgtatgaaataaaaggCGTTTAAATCATCAGTCAGAGCATTGCGCTTCATCCATCAGGGAGAAAAAGTTTGGAGCAGCTATATGATGGTTGCCCAACTTGTTGAGATAGAACCTAAACTTAGTCCAAAGATCGGACTCAGACGGGAATAAAAGAGTCTGCCAGAGTTTCAGTGCAGTGTTTCCCGTCCTGCTCTGGGTACAGTTCTCCTGCAGAGATGATGTCCTGCTGcttcctggtgctgctgctggcctgTGGTCTGGTCCGGGCTCAGGATCAGAGGGGTCTGCCAGCCAGAGTGGATAAACTGGAGAAGGAGAGTCAAGACAGAGGTACATCCATCATGTTTGTCAGTGtttctgtgtctttgtgtggGTGCAGACGttcagcttctctgatgaaAACCTTCTGGCCCCTGCAGTGCAATCTCGAGTCGCCTTCTCTGCCGCTCTCTTCGAAACCACTGACTGGACCACTTTGGGGCCTTTGGAGGAAGATAAAACTCTGGACTTCAAGAAGGTGGTAACTAACGTGGGCAACGCATACAACCCAGAGACAGGTAGGCCTCCCCTGGTCAGGTCAGGACCTGAGCAGTGGTGTCAGCAGCACTGTCATTAACCACCGCTACATGGGAGCAGTTAGCCTGTTGTTTGGGTGGCTTTCAGACCACCAGAGTGTGAAAGAACCTCCATGATGATGcagtccagcagcagcagcaatgcCAACATATCCAAATTCTTCTGCTCCGTTTTTGTTGAACTCAATTGGACCCGTCACTGTTTAGAACTGGGGACGTTTGTTTGACTGGACGGTGCTGCTGAATAGATGAAAACTGAACCCACCTCTGATTTTTCCATCTTCCTTGTCTCCAGGCATCTTCACGGCCCCTGTGAAAGGAGTCTACTACTTCCAGCTCACTGGGGTGGTTGGCTCTACAGGAGAACTGAACGCAGGAGTCAAGAAGAACGGCCAGAACATGTTTGCCATCTATCACAAAGCGGGAACACAGGCCAGCGCCTCCAACAGCATGACTCTGGAGCTGGAGCGGGGCGACCGGGTCTTTGCCCAACTCTGGGCAGGCAAAACCATGGCAGACCAGAGTCGGCTCAGCACCTTCAGCGGCTTCCTCGTCTTCCCCATGTAGACGTCCAGATGGTCGTCCTGAATCCACAAACATGCCTGGGTCCACGCTTGAAGTCCAAACTCAGCTGTCATCACAAAGTGTGAATCAGAGAAACAAGAACAAAGAAGAAATCCTCAGAACCTTCAGGCTCTGTGTGAAGTCATTCTTTAGTTGTGACTTTGAGACCTTTGATGATTGAAAATGAGCTAAAAACAGGTCTGTCAAAGAAATAAAAGGTTGTTCATTCTACTGTTGGTGTCCTTATTGTCCAGGTTGGAATAAAGCAGTGGCTTCCTTCAGATcagtagcggctcgtggtctggaaaataggcggggcagatgatctgcattatcaaaatgcaagcttttatggagcatacacaataggccaatagtctatgcaaccatacgTGCGGGGGGGGGTGCGCACTCACATAcaagtctgccatacaacaaacacaaaagccacgtgaaaatgagcgaagagaaagtttgtgaaaggaattaatactgcctacgtttcaattagagggaaacttgtcgcaaagcattgcatggctaatttcatggcacaattcagatgcgccttgctggactcgtgttttttttattatttaattattattaaataataatatatgtatacataaaaaaactcaatcactctcatttaatttaatacaatacattcaATACTACATTCTCGCTAATCTATGTTCCAAAGTTAAGTTTACTGTCAAATTCACATCGGCAATGAAAGGGTTACTGTCCCTAAACATACTATCCAATCAGAATTGTCCATCTCTATGAAGCAAGATTAACCGGCTCATTATTGGTTAGGACTCCACATGTTTGCCAGAACATGTTTGCCATCTATCACAAAGCGGGAACACAGGCCAGCGCCTCCAACAGCATGACTCTGGAGCTGGAGCAGGGCGACCGGGTCTTTGCCCAACTCTGGGCAGGCAAAACCATGGCAGACCAGAGTCGGCTCAGCACCTTCAGCGGCTTCCTCGTCTTCCCCATGTAGACGTCCAGATGGTCGTCCTGAATCCACAAACATGCCTGGGTCCACGCTTGAAGTCCAAACTCAGCTGTCATCACAAAGTGTGAATCGGAGAAACAAGAACAAAGAAGAAATCCTCAGAACCTTCAGGCTCTGTGTGAAGTCATTCTTTAGTTGTGACTTTGAGACCTTTGATGATTGAAAATGAGCTAAAAACAGGTCTGTCAAAGAAATAAAAGGTTGTTCATTCTACTGTTGGTGTCCTTATTGTCCAGGGTGGAATAAAGCAGTGGCTTCCTTCAGATcagtagcggctcgtggtctggaaaataggcggggcagatgatctgcattatcaaaatgcaagcttttatggagcatacacaataggccaatagtctatgcaaccatacgCGCGGGGGGGGGTGCGCACTCACATAcaagtctgccatacaacaaacacaaaagccacgtgaaaatgagcgaagagaaagtttgtgaaaggaattaatactgcctacgtttcaattagagggaaacttgtcgcaaagcattgcatggctaatttcatggcacaattcagatgcgccttgctggactcgtgttttttttattatttaattattattaaataataatatatgtatacataaaaaaactcaatcactctcatttaatttaatacaatacattcaATACTACATTCTCGCTAATCTATGTTCCAAAGTTAAGTTTACTGTCAAATTCACATCGGCAATGAAAGGGTTACTGTCCCTAAACATACTATCCAATCAGAATTGTCCATCTCTATGAAGCAAGATTAACCGGCTCATTATTGGTTAGGACTCCACATGTTTGCCAGAACATGTTTGCCATCTATCACAAAGCGGGAACACAGGCCAGCGCCTCCAACAGCATGACTCTGGAGCTGGAGCAGGGCGACCGGGTCTTTGCCCAACTCTGGGCAGGCAAAACCATGGCAGACCAGAGTCAGCTCAGCACCTTCAGCGGCTTCCTCGTCTTCCCCATGTAGACGTCCAGATGGTCGTCCTGAATCCACAAACATGCCTGGGTCCACGCTTGAAGTCCAAACTCAGCTGTCATCACAAAGTGTGAATCGGAGAAACAAGAACAAAGAAGAAATCCTCAGAACCTTCAGGCTCTGTGTGAAGTCATTCTTTAGTTGTGACTTTGAGACCTTTGATGATTGAAAATGAGCTAAAAACAGGTCTgtcaaagaaataaaaggcTGTTCATTCATTCTACTGTTGGTGTCCTTATTGTCCAGGGTGGAATAAAGCAGTGGCTTCCTTCAGATGCACAGTAATATCCTGATGCTAATCTTTACTCTGAAGAAGACGCTGTCATGTGAACGGCACCTTCTGACCATCTTCACCAGAGAAAGGTCATATTCACAACAATCAGACTAAGCTATGTGGAGTCTTTCCATTTTACAGTCTGAGAAACGATGGACAGGTGAAGggaatgaaactaatgagcagaacatggggactgagggaaaaacagtggcaaaacttaactaaacatgaacttataaactaagacatgaaatgacctaaaacatgataaaacatagaactaaaaacatggggaaaaccccatggacatgacaaaCATGAATGGAAGAATGCGCCCACAGCAGTTCTGTGCAGGCCTCGACAGtcagtttggttctgctggcCAGGGGCTTGTAGGCTGGGATCAAGAGCAGGGATGGGTGGTCCGAGATGAGGTGAAGGCTCCAGGAGCGTTAGCGTAGGCCTGATCCAAAGGGTTCTAATGTCCACATATTTATATTTGGGCAGAACAGCTTTGATGTTAGTTTGGTTGAAATCCTCCGTCACAATAATGATGCTCTCTGGGGGTCTGTTACTCTCAAATGGCATTGTGCAGCTTCCTCATGGCTATCTTAGCATTAGCACGGGGGTGGACATGGACAGCTGGACATTCATGGGGCAGATAAAAAGGCTGACAATTACGTTTTAAAATCTCCAAATCTCTACAACAATGTGTCTGAATGACAGTGCAGTCTGTGCAGCTGTTGTTGTGGATGTAAACACACACCTCCTCCTTTTTCCTTACCAGAGGGAGCGGTTTGGTCTGCAGCCTGCTAGCTCCAGGGCTAAGTCAGGGAAGTTTTCAGGAGGCCGGCTCTCTGTTGTTACCGTAAAACACAGCTGTGCACATGGTTGTTTGAAATCTATCATTCATTTGGTGCACAAGGGAGGGAGAATAAGCTGGGAATTAATGAGTGACTGTGCTCTgatttttgtcatttctttaaagaAATAATGTTAGCGAGCGTTGAAAATGATATGCAACAATCAGGCAACATCAGGCTTGAAAGGCGAAGGCCTTCATGTTACACGAGGTGTCTGAGTGTTGCAGAGTGTCTCCATCTGATCTCTAGACTTTGGGAATTTACTGTCTGAACAGTTCAAACAGTTTGTTGCTCTTTACCGTCACTGTCTGATCAATGTCTGTTAATGTCTGACTGACAGCTgatgcagggctctcaagttttcaagtttgcttggaatGAGATTCGggtggggcaggggccgggccgtgtgcgtgggggggtttctttcaggttttttttggggggggtcccttgcagtatcccatcgccataaactagctacttaaagaacaaaaaaattgttttatttataccaaaatcacaaatcttcacttttacactaaattctgctatattttaaaataaattgttttaggtatgcaaagtcttaacaaacaaaaaaacagacaaattaaattaagaaaaacaaacataaccccaaatgggccccttgagcagtccctctgtgtgtgtgtttgtttatgagtgttgttgtaagtgtttgtggcagattttgatgcttgatgactgatattgggggctcccatttaaagcactgtggctcaatgtcagccattttcacagtcatgatggatgacagagttccattcagaaacaaagtgttcctggtcttggttttattgagccccaccatggaaaaaaaccctctctgcatcagcatttcagtgcggcagaactaataccagtttggcaattgtagatagccttattgggaatctgttcataccagtcacctttgaaaaaaattaaccacggaagcctaattacactcctacatatttttcatttttcattaagttgctcatgtcaaagggtgtggtgtgctgaatatttaggtctactactccaacgaacactttaatcggcaggtattggtcttttacaaggagtaggaaaactatagtaactaataaaagattcaaataaatgaaaatatgacctgctgatgatcctgacggttctcttccacctccagctcgtgtacaacttctgcacgcattcagagcataataggctatgtccgctgtgcattcatgggatgcgtgcttgcagctgaaagctatttcacacccggcaacaagaaattctgttttctgattggctgagaaattctattttgtgatttgccgatgggttgttaaatcaagacagctgtaccagagctatagttctgagctgtacgagcgcacagtaacctgccattgactcgtttatagtatcggccattagaatttctgtgcgacgacgttggtcatttctcagcgtgagaaatggcatgtgtggcgtgtgagcgtgtgaacttgttgaaatgcgtgtgtctcacgctcattgcgtgagacttgagagccctggctgATGTGAGACTTTAGCATCATCATGAAAACATGGAGGAAACAGGTCCTGTTTCACAAAAGGAAGCCATGAGCACAAACAGAATTATTTGTGGAGCATGTTGAAGTTAGAAGGGAATAGGTGAGTTAGAGTCAGATAGATGTCTGCAGTAAAAATGTGTGATAAATGTATCAGAAACTTTCAAAGTTTTCTCAAAGAGGAAGGTTTGAAGGGGGATTGGAAGGGAGCTGCAGACCTGGGGGGTCAGACTTCAGAGGATGAAGAGTTCAGTAAGATGGATGAAAAAGGCCTGATCTGACTGATGTGGGAACAGTTAGCAGGTCAGAATCTGTGGATCTCGGTGGTTGGGAGGGAACATACCAGGTCAGTAAGTCTCAGGTGTCTTTGGGGCCATTTAAGACTTTGAAGGTGAGCAGTAAAGCTTTAAAATCCATACAAAGTATAACAGGGAGACCAGCACACGGGTGATGTGTTCATCACTTTTCTGTCTCGTAATGAATCGAGCTGCAGAGTTTTGAATCGACTGAAGGTGATGGAGGGGCCCTGACTGATACCTGAGTGGAGAGAAATCAAGGGCagcgtcgcctcacagcagagggttccaggttcaactcccggctggttctttctgtgtggagtctgcatgttctccccgtgtgtgcctgggttctctccgggttctcCGGGTTCCTCCCACCGttcagaaacatgcatgttaggttaggttaggttaaaaCCTTGTCTGTCtgctttgtctctgtgtggccctgtgattgaCTGACCTTTTcagggtgaaccccgcctctcgcccgatgaccgctttTTTCCCGAGGtcatgacccggaagtcaaaggagacgatattactgttgttgtcgccgtcagaaagaaacaaacaacgcgatggagaatgctccgttgtgcatcgcgtttgtgcaacaagcagctcatcacagaccaaatgtagagggacgtagcttcatcttgctcttcgttctccatctttctcaaatccctgagtttgttgttgttgttggtcatgaagaggtcaacaggaagtggctctattagcaatagttggaatgggtacagcgccacctatcatactggggtatgacacgctttgtgcctctgatcccattcattcaccaccatatatccaaggagaattacccttataCCCCCAGAGAACAAACTCTGTTTCTgaatcagattctgggtttatgttcatgtttgaacatgtttcagtgaatctctgcagctgcttgcTGTTTCCATGGAGATATGTAAAGAAACGAGTCTGATCAGGACTGTTGAACAGAACTATGTGTGGAAAACTCTCGACAAAAGAAAGGAGTTCAGATTTAGTTGCTTCCATGAAATCGAGAAGCTTTCCATTGATGTAACATATTGACCTTCATGAACCGGTCGCACCACATTATGCTGAAGAATCAATCAGCTGTCAGTCCAAAGTTAGGAGACATCGATCAGATGCTGTCTGTCACCACAGTTCAACAAACTGATGGTTGCCCAACTTGTTGAGATAGAACCTAAACTTAGTCCAAAGATCGGACTCAGACGGGAATAAAAGAGTCTGCCAGAGTTTCAGTGCAGTGTTTCCCGTCCTGCTCTGGGTACAGTTCTCCTGCAGAGATGATGTCCTGCTGcttcctggtgctgctgctggcctgTGGTCTGGTCCGGGCTCAGGATCAGAGGGGTCTGCCAGCCAGAGTGGATAAACTGGAGAAGGAGAGTCAAGACAGAGGTACATCCATCATGTTTGTCAGTGtttctgtgtctttgtgtggGTGCAGACGttcagcttctctgatgaaAACCTTCTGGCCCCTGCAGTGCAATCTCGAGTCGCCTTCTCTGCCGCTCTCTTCGAAACCACTGACTGGACCACTTTGGGGCCTTTGGAGGAAGATAAAACTCTGGACTTCAAGAAGGTGGTAACTAACGTGGGCAACGCATACAACCCAGAGACAGGTAGGCCTCCCCTGGTCAGGTCAGGACCTGAGCAGTGGTGTCAGCAGCACTGTCATTAACCACCGCTACATGGGAGCAGTTAGCCTGTTGTTTGGGTGGCTTTCAGACCACCAGAGTGTGAAAGAACCTCCATGATGATGcagtccagcagcagcagcaatgcCAACATATCCAAATTCTTCTGCTCCGTTTTTGTTGAACTCAATTGGACCCGTCACTGTTTAGAACTGGGGACGTTTGTTTGACTGGACGGTGCTGCTGAATAGATGAAAACTGAACCCACCTCTGATTTTTCCATCTTCCTTGTCTCCAGGCATCTTCACGGCCCCTGTGAAAGGAGTCTACTACTTCCAGCTCACTGGGGTGGTTGGCTCTACAGGAGAACTGAACGCAGGAGTCAAGAAGAACGGCCAGAACATGTTTGCCATCTATCACAAAGCGGGAACACAGGCCAGCGCCTCCAACAGCATGACTCTGGAGCTGGAGCGGGGCGACCGGGTCTTTGCCCAACTCTGGGCAGGCAAAACCATGGCAGACCAGAGTCGGCTCAGCACCTTCAGCGGCTTCCTCGTCTTCCCCATGTAGACGTCCAGATGGTCATCCTGAATCCACAAACATGCCTGGGTCCACGCTTGAAGTCCAAACTCAGCTGTCATCACAAAGTGTGAATCAGAGAAACAAGAACAAAGAAGAAATCCTCAGAACCTTCAGGCTCTGTGTGAAGTCATTCTTTAGTTGTGACTTTGAGACCTTTGATGATTGAAAATGAGCTAAAAACAGGTCTGTCAAAGAAATAAAAGGTTGTTCATTCTACTGTTGGTGTCCTTATTGTCCAGGTTGGAATAAAGCAGTGGCTTCCTTCAGATcagtagcggctcgtggtctggaaaataggcggggcagatgatctgcattatcaaaatgcaagcttttatggagcatacacaataggccaatagtctatgcaaccatacgCGCGGGGGGGGGTGCGCACTCACATAcaagtctgccatacaacaaacacaaaagccacgtgaaaatgagcgaagagaaagtttgtgaaaggaattaatactgcctacgtttcaattagagggaaacttgtcgcaaagcattgcatggctaatttcatggcacaattcagatgcgccttgctggactcgtgtttttttttattatttaattattattaaataataatatatgtatacataaaaaaactcaatcactctcatttaatttaatacaatacattcaATACTACATTCTCGCTAATCTATGTTCCAAAGTTAAGTTTACTGTCAAATTCACATCGGCAATGAAAGGGTTACTGTCCCTAAACATACTATCCAATCAGAATTGTCCATCTCTATGAAGCAAGATTAACCGGCTCATTATTGGTTAGGACTCCACGCATCTCGGGGAAGGCCAAGCTATGTGTTTTGGTT
This genomic interval from Odontesthes bonariensis isolate fOdoBon6 chromosome 7, fOdoBon6.hap1, whole genome shotgun sequence contains the following:
- the LOC142383814 gene encoding complement C1q-like protein 4; this translates as MMSCCFLVLLLACGLVRAQDQRGLPARVDKLEKESQDRVQSRVAFSAALFETTDWTTLGPLEEDKTLDFKKVVTNVGNAYNPETGIFTAPVKGVYYFQLTGVVGSTGELNAGVKKNGQNMFAIYHKAGTQASASNSMTLELERGDRVFAQLWAGKTMADQSRLSTFSGFLVFPM